The window CGGCGCGTAAACTGGCGGCGGTGTCCGTTGTGAAGTATGGGTTTCCGGTTCCTGCGCCGAAAATCACAATTCTGCCGCGCTCTAAGTGCCGGATAGCGCGCCTGCGTATAAAAGGCTCGCATACTTGCTCCATTTTAATGGCTGATTGCAGGCGCGTAGCAACATTTAGCTGCTCCAAAGCGTCCTGCATAGCCATACCATTTATCACGGTTGCGAGCATTCCCATATAATCACTTTGGGATCTATCCATTCCGCCGGCTACTCCTTGAACGCCTCTAAAAATATTGCCACCTCCGATGACCAGTGCAATCTGAACCCCTGTTTGGGCGGTTGTTTTGGCAATCTCTTCCGCATAAGCCCGAATTGTAGCCGGATCTATGCCGTAGGGCTTATCACCCATCAATGCTTCTCCACTAAGTTTAAGGAGAATACGGGAATACTTCACTACAATGTCTGTTTATTTTGTCCCTAATTGCACACGTTTCATCCCGATAACTCGCACTTTTGGGTTAATCTCTTTGAGGTATTGACTAACAGTTTTGCTGTTATCATTAAGGTAGCTTTGGTTTAATAAGGTATTTTCGTCAAAGAACTTGCGCAATTTGCCTTGTGCAATTTTTTCAACCATATTTTCTGGTTTTCCTTCTTGGCGAATTTGATCCATTGCTATATCCAATTCTTTGTCAATAATTTCTTTTGGGATGTCTTCTTTATCTAAGGCAAGGGGATTCATGGCAGCAATTTGGATAGCGAGTTCTTTTCCGGCTTCTTTTAAATCAACTCCATTGGCATTGTCAAAAGCGATAGCAGCAGCTAAACGACTTCCTAAGTGGGTGTATGTTGCTACAAATGAACCAGATAGTGTTTCATATTTACTAACGTCTAACTTTTCGCCAATTTTTCCCATATTATCTACAAGTAGATCTGATACAGATTTACCGTTGATTGTTAATTTAGAAATATCGTCTAAAGTGGCCGGCTGGGTATTAATGACGGCATCTGCAATGCTATTTCCAAGTGCTATAAAGTCGGCATTTTTAGCCACGAAGTCAGTTTCACAGTTTAATTCAATAATGATTGCTTTTGTGTGGTCTGCATTTACTCTTGCGAAAACAGCTCCTTCGCGGGCATCACGATCGGCACGGGAGGCCATCACTTTTTGTCCTTTTTTCCGAAGTAATTCTACTGCCTTTTCAAAATCACCATTTGCTTCTTCTAAGGATTTTTTACAATCCATCATCCCTGCACCAGTCATTTGGCGCAATTTATTTACGTCTTGAGCGGATATTGCCATATTTTAATAACTTAATTTAATTCGGGCGCAAAGGTACTGCTTTTAAAGCTAACATAAATAGCTTTAAAAATATAAGAGTTGATTTTTTTTTCTGTATTTTTGGGAAATAGTTACAATTTAATCTGTAACAATTAAGCGTTTGGTGATATATGGCCGGCCGTCAATCACTAAGCTATAAAAATAAACTCCTGATTTTAAATTAGATAAATCTAATGAAATAGAGCCTTGCTGCCCTTTGATAAGTTGTTGTTTTTGTAAACCGCCTAAGATGTCATAGATGTTTATTTGGGCAGTTGAATTTGGGTTGGGAAGAGTATAGTTTATGCTAGCCAAATTTACTGCCGGATTTGGGCTTATTTGAACTGCAAGTTTGTTTTGTGCTATTAAATCTTCCAAACTAGTAACTACATTAAAGTTTACGGTGGCAGTTACAGAATCAGGAGTTCCGTTAGTTTTGATGAAATAATAGGTTGCAGAGGCACTTCCCGGAAGCCCGTAGGATTCAAGTTGTGCTTTAAAAGTTTTATTAGTATCTCCAGGGGCAATTATTGCTGGATTGGGAGTTATCTCGGTTTCTTCAGGATAACAAGTAGGGCCAAAACAAAGCTGTAAATCATGGTCAGGGCTAACTTGGTGAATTACACGTCTCACTTTTACGACAACTGTGTCTGTAGATATGTTTTTAACTAAAATAGCAGCTACTAAAAGCCGGCTACCATCTCCTGAAATAGTGGTTGTAGGTACATTTATCAGTTGGAGGCTTTGGGCTTGTGTAGTTATTATTAATGCAATAAGTCCGTAAAACAGAATAAATTTCTTCATAGTGAAAGTTATCAAACTCGCACAAATGTACGAAATACTATAGGTTATTGTTTCAATTTAAACTTATTTAGGGGATTTTTTCTGGATAAAACGAATCAAGTTTATTGAGGCAATCTGGTTATTTATCCGTAGTTTTCTTTTTTTTCTTGTTTTTGGATATTGGTTTTTCATCTATCCAGTCTTCAACGTTTTCGGAGGATTGTTTTCCGAAGATTTCTTCTTTTTCTTGCTGAAAAGCCTTTTGTATTTCTTCTTTTTCCTTTTTGAAGCCAAGTTGCACTTGTTTTTTCATGGCTTGGGTATCCAATGAGAAGTTTGGGTTATCTGTTGTTCCGCTAACATGAACCAAGAGAGCTGTATTTCCGCCGGGTGCGGGGCTGGTTTCTATCCATTCATTAACCTGTGGGTCTGGCTCTTGCCAGCTATTTTTAGGCAAAAATAATTTCACATGATAGCTCAGTTTTTGGTCAAAAGTATGGTTTCCACTTGCCTGAACTTTCCATGATTTATTGGCTAAAACATCTAATTCACCTAAGTTAAATATCTCATTATTAATTGAAAATGAAGCACGTGCATAATCAAAAGTCAAATCTTTTAGTTTAGCTAATTTTACAAATGTTCCTAACTTATGTAACGTTGGGTATCCAATAAGAGATCCGTTATGCCACTCAATAGTTCCGGTAGCACTAAACGAAGGTAGTAGGGTAGTGAAGTCTGATTTTAATCGTGTTTGGAGTGCTACGTCTAAATTGACTTCTCCACTAAGGTAATTTGCAGGTGGAATTACTGCCCGAATGGTTGGTATTGCATTAAAAAGCTCTTTTAAAGAAGTTTGGGATAATTTGGCATTACAAGCTACTTGGAGTTCGTTGTTAGGAGAAATACATAAGACACCGCTGGTGTTCACTTTTCCACCAAAAACATGAAGCCTTAGCGTGTCAAGATACAAACATTGATTTGTTATGTGAACTTCACCGACCCAAGAGCTACCGGAAATGGTTTCTATTGTAAATTTCTCAAACTCGGTTTTTAAGTTAAACGAAATATTTTTGGGGATTGAAAGTACGTTAGTTGAGGATTTATAGGAAGAAGTCGTTCCTGATGAGTTAGAAGATAAATTTTGCTTAGAAATAAAGTCTGAAAGATAAAAATAAGGAGATTGAAAAAGTAAATTTCCTGATAATAACGCTGTTGTGTCAAAAAGATAGGGGATTGGGTTTTGAATATTTCCCAACAATTGAAATTCTGTTTGGCCGATAGTGCCGATACATCTATCTATATGAAGTTTTTCGTTTGAAAAGGTTATATCGAGGTTCATATTTCGGATGGGGCTGGGGATATGTTCGGTTTCATAACACAACTTTGAGCCGGATAAGGAGCCGGTAGTGCTTGTTTTGTGGTATTTTCCGATGCGAAAGTCTGATAACATCCCTTGGGTTACTAAGCTAAAATCAACAATTCCGCTAATGGCATCTTCGGGATGAAATCCCGGTAAAAGACCTTTCACCTGAGCAATATCTAACTTTCCGTGGGCATCTAATAAGATGAGTGGCGTTACAAAGTCATGGTACACAAATCTAAGAGCAAAAGTATCTTTGCCCCATTGGCCATTGAGTTTTTCGATTTCCCAGTGTGCTTTCTCCGGCTCATCACCGGAATATATTAACGTAGTTTTTCCGTTTAGCTTACTCAATTTCCCCAGTTTTTCATTTGTAGTAACTTCTCCATCAGAGAGTTCTATGGCTAACTTAAATTCAGGCAGATGCTTTTTTCCCCAATAACCAAGCAGATAACCTTCTGTCTGAAATTTTCCAGAAGCCTTATATTCACTAACTTTTGAAGAAATATATTCCGGCATAAGGGATAGAAACTCTGTTACGGTAGCTTCATAACTGCCGTAACTTAGGTCGAAATTAATCCCCAACTCTTCGATGCGAAAATTTCCGGCAGCATAAATAGGAAGGTCTCCTAACTGTATTTTGGCATTTTTTATTTCGTATAGTTTTTTATTTTGATCTACAAATAACTTTGTTGAAGCATGAATATTTTTCCCTGTTAAATATGAAAATGTACCGACTTTTAATTTTTGAATATTGGTAGCTAAGGATGCTTCTAAGTCAAACATCGTTTTGCTAAAGTTTCCAGATAAAGAAAAGTCGGTTTGTTTACATTGTATTGTAGCTGTTGGCGTTTTTACAAC of the Bacteroidia bacterium genome contains:
- the pyrH gene encoding UMP kinase; protein product: MKYSRILLKLSGEALMGDKPYGIDPATIRAYAEEIAKTTAQTGVQIALVIGGGNIFRGVQGVAGGMDRSQSDYMGMLATVINGMAMQDALEQLNVATRLQSAIKMEQVCEPFIRRRAIRHLERGRIVIFGAGTGNPYFTTDTAASLRAVEINAQVVLKGTRVDGIYTADPEKNPEATKYETLTYNQAIQNRLNVMDMTAFTLCQENNLPIIVFDINTPDNLLKIVSGESIGTLVC
- the tsf gene encoding translation elongation factor Ts translates to MAISAQDVNKLRQMTGAGMMDCKKSLEEANGDFEKAVELLRKKGQKVMASRADRDAREGAVFARVNADHTKAIIIELNCETDFVAKNADFIALGNSIADAVINTQPATLDDISKLTINGKSVSDLLVDNMGKIGEKLDVSKYETLSGSFVATYTHLGSRLAAAIAFDNANGVDLKEAGKELAIQIAAMNPLALDKEDIPKEIIDKELDIAMDQIRQEGKPENMVEKIAQGKLRKFFDENTLLNQSYLNDNSKTVSQYLKEINPKVRVIGMKRVQLGTK
- a CDS encoding T9SS type A sorting domain-containing protein encodes the protein MKKFILFYGLIALIITTQAQSLQLINVPTTTISGDGSRLLVAAILVKNISTDTVVVKVRRVIHQVSPDHDLQLCFGPTCYPEETEITPNPAIIAPGDTNKTFKAQLESYGLPGSASATYYFIKTNGTPDSVTATVNFNVVTSLEDLIAQNKLAVQISPNPAVNLASINYTLPNPNSTAQINIYDILGGLQKQQLIKGQQGSISLDLSNLKSGVYFYSLVIDGRPYITKRLIVTD
- a CDS encoding AsmA-like C-terminal region-containing protein, which encodes MTWLVRILWLLLLIGALILTASATLTFLYKDKIQQIVLQSLAKNLNAKIIIGYLDVSFLKSWPNIEVELADVQISLSPKLAQKQHFSEKSFASCQKIYLVFDIIGFIKNDYTIKAIILKKSDLVFEQNKQTLWNVEAAISNLLQPDPTKPPSPIHLALEKLKITDSHIVVKTPTATIQCKQTDFSLSGNFSKTMFDLEASLATNIQKLKVGTFSYLTGKNIHASTKLFVDQNKKLYEIKNAKIQLGDLPIYAAGNFRIEELGINFDLSYGSYEATVTEFLSLMPEYISSKVSEYKASGKFQTEGYLLGYWGKKHLPEFKLAIELSDGEVTTNEKLGKLSKLNGKTTLIYSGDEPEKAHWEIEKLNGQWGKDTFALRFVYHDFVTPLILLDAHGKLDIAQVKGLLPGFHPEDAISGIVDFSLVTQGMLSDFRIGKYHKTSTTGSLSGSKLCYETEHIPSPIRNMNLDITFSNEKLHIDRCIGTIGQTEFQLLGNIQNPIPYLFDTTALLSGNLLFQSPYFYLSDFISKQNLSSNSSGTTSSYKSSTNVLSIPKNISFNLKTEFEKFTIETISGSSWVGEVHITNQCLYLDTLRLHVFGGKVNTSGVLCISPNNELQVACNAKLSQTSLKELFNAIPTIRAVIPPANYLSGEVNLDVALQTRLKSDFTTLLPSFSATGTIEWHNGSLIGYPTLHKLGTFVKLAKLKDLTFDYARASFSINNEIFNLGELDVLANKSWKVQASGNHTFDQKLSYHVKLFLPKNSWQEPDPQVNEWIETSPAPGGNTALLVHVSGTTDNPNFSLDTQAMKKQVQLGFKKEKEEIQKAFQQEKEEIFGKQSSENVEDWIDEKPISKNKKKKKTTDK